A single genomic interval of Eurosta solidaginis isolate ZX-2024a chromosome 3, ASM4086904v1, whole genome shotgun sequence harbors:
- the LOC137246682 gene encoding uncharacterized protein, whose protein sequence is MQDENTNTFEEFTVRPSKRKVFEEDTLIKIACERLANSREPTEGDSLAQSWASQYSEMEAYQKTIARKIISDVLFQGCLGALEFRHAIQIQNVFNPSQILTPNVIPQYPMRTSTQLNYAVPQHMQNYTIRVPTPLSSGSSINSSRMSPQVTQNVRIVEDTSSINSSSVENLQNFFASFETDE, encoded by the exons ATGCAGGAtgaaaatacaaacacatttgag GAATTCACTGTTCGACCAAGCAAAAGAAAAGTTTTTGAAGAAGATACACTTATTAAAATTGCATGCGAGAGACTTGCCAACAGCCGCGAACCCACAGAAGGTGACTCCTTGGCTCAATCGTGGGCTTCACAATATAGTGAAATGGAGGCCTACCAGAAAACGATTGCGCGAAAAATCATATCAGATGTTTTATTTCAAGGTTGCTTGGGAGCATTGGAATTTAGACACGCGattcaaatccaaaatgtttttaaCCCAAGTCAAATATTAACACCAAATGTCATTCCGCAATACCCAATGCGCACGTCTACACAACTTAACTACGCGGTGCCCCAACACATGCAGAATTATACAATAAGAGTTCCGACTCCTTTAAGTAGCGGCTCGTCCATAAACAGTAGTAGAATGTCACCTCAAGTCACACAAAACGTACGAATCGTTGAAGATACATCATCCATTAATTCGAGCTCGGTAGAAAActtacaaaatttctttgcatcgTTTGAAACggacgaataa
- the LOC137243303 gene encoding LOW QUALITY PROTEIN: rabenosyn-5-like (The sequence of the model RefSeq protein was modified relative to this genomic sequence to represent the inferred CDS: inserted 1 base in 1 codon): MSNARTRANVFNFMDLQEVGADRNHLEYFQTVRNPRLERSASETNKLLIRLHKLLTNLPVDPVLRKQHERNIVTWLDGSSVKLCPSCAKNFHIARRQHHCRLCGSIMCDDCSKFLSIETALQLASLATSQNEAIKHMQSSEDAASSSNAPQQGIRSCDHCLWLLETRQEMHESRNFHPLVSQIYADIQQLRKDVLPDIEMYLKIIDSLYEGESIFTIPDASALRGKIGQMAEAIDIRSKRILAIHCQXGSREEALKKSIRLSCIQLIKDRMLSLPPLPAEAEIRKIQERKRMEAEQRIETERRQAMEAYERMTLAANASNVPNTHIVQTHSRVTSGPL; the protein is encoded by the exons ATGAGTAATGCGCGAACACgagcaaatgtatttaattttatggATCTGCAAGAAGTCGGCGCTGACCGTAATCATTTAGAGTATTTTCAAACGGTACGAAATCCTCGATTAGAGCGTTCTGCTAGCGAAACAAATAAACTACTTATACGCTTGCATAAGTTGTTGACAAATTTGCCAGTAGATCCAGTGTTGAGGAAGCAGCATGAGCGTAACATTGTAACTTGGTTGGACGGTAGTTCAGTGAAGTTATGCCCAAGTTGCGCCAAAAATTTCCACATTGCGCGTCGCCAACATCACTGCCGTCTGTGCGGTAGTATTATGTGCGATGATTGCTCAAAGTTCCTATCCATAGAAACTGCGTTACAACTAGCGAGTTTAGCTACATCACAAAATGAAGCTATAAAACACATGCAAAGTTCTGAAGACGCTGCAAGTTCATCAAATGCACCACAACAAGGTATACGCTCTTGCGATCATTGCTTGTGGTTGCTGGAGACACGACAAGAAATGCATGAGAGTCGCAATTTCCATCCGCTTGTGTCGCAAATTTATGCTGATATTCAACAATTGCGTAAGGATGTACTACCAGATATtgaaatgtatttgaaaattattgATAGTCTTTACGAGGGTGAATCTATTTTCACTATACCTGATGCAAGTGCATTACGTGGAAAAATCGGTCAAATGGCTGAAGCTATTGATATACGAAGTAAGCGTATATTAGCTATACATTGTC CGGGGAGCAGAGAAGAGGCGTTAAAAAAATCAATACGTTTATCGTGTATTCAATTAATCAAAGACCGAATGCTCTCGTTGCCACCATTACCGGCTGAAGCAGAAATACGTAAAATACAGGAACGCAAACGTATGGAAGCCGAACAACGTATAGAAACTGAGCGACGGCAAGCAATGGAAGCATATGAAAGGATGACCTTAGCAGCTAATGCTAGTAATGTACcaaacacccatatcgtacaaacacattctagagtcacctctggcccactttaa
- the LOC137243320 gene encoding rabenosyn-5-like, with translation RQRNIDEAFDLSRNFDKNAASNFAAGGSVSGTGSAATNATAIAENNALKMSNARTRANVFNFMDLQEVGADRNHLEYFQTVRNPRLERSASETNKLLIRLHKLLTNLPVDPVLRKQHERNIVTWLDGSSVKLCPSCAKNFHIARRQHHCRLCGSIMCDDCSKFLSIETALQLASLATSQNEAIKHMQSSEDAASSSNAPQQGIRSCDHCLWLLETRQEMHESRNFHPLVSQIYTDIQQLRKDVLPDIEMYLKIIDSLYEGESIFTIPDASALRGKIGQMAEAIDIRSKRILAIHCQQGSREEALKKSIRLSCIQLIKDRMLSLPPLPAEAEIRKIQERKRMEAEQRIETERRQAMEAYERMTLAANASNVPNSSEVLASCSHLLFSIENFTTWGL, from the coding sequence CGGCAGCGAAATATTGATGAGGCATTTGACTTGTCACGAAACTTCGATAAGAATGCAGCATCAAATTTCGCTGCCGGTGGCAGTGTATCGGGGACCGGAAGTGCTGCAACAAACGCTACGGCTATAGCTGAGAATAACGCATTGAAAATGAGTAATGCGCGAACACgagcaaatgtatttaattttatggATCTGCAAGAAGTCGGCGCTGACCGTAATCATTTAGAGTATTTTCAAACGGTACGAAATCCTCGATTAGAGCGTTCTGCTAGCGAAACAAATAAACTACTTATACGCTTGCATAAGTTGTTGACAAATTTGCCAGTAGATCCAGTGTTGAGGAAGCAGCATGAGCGTAACATTGTAACTTGGTTGGACGGTAGTTCAGTGAAGTTATGCCCAAGTTGCGCCAAAAATTTCCACATTGCGCGTCGCCAACATCACTGCCGTCTGTGCGGTAGTATTATGTGCGATGATTGCTCAAAGTTCCTATCCATAGAAACTGCGTTACAACTAGCGAGTTTAGCTACATCACAAAATGAAGCTATAAAACACATGCAAAGTTCTGAAGACGCTGCAAGTTCATCAAATGCACCACAACAAGGTATACGCTCTTGCGATCATTGCTTGTGGTTGCTGGAGACACGACAAGAAATGCATGAGAGTCGCAATTTCCATCCGCTTGTGTCGCAAATTTATACTGATATTCAACAATTGCGTAAGGATGTACTACCAGATATtgaaatgtatttgaaaattattgATAGTCTTTACGAGGGTGAATCTATTTTCACTATACCTGATGCAAGTGCATTACGTGGAAAAATCGGTCAAATGGCTGAAGCTATTGATATACGAAGTAAGCGTATATTAGCTATACATTGTCAACAGGGAAGCAGAGAAGAGGCGTTAAAAAAATCAATACGTTTATCGTGTATTCAATTAATCAAAGACCGAATGCTCTCGTTGCCACCATTACCGGCTGAAGCAGAAATACGTAAAATACAGGAACGCAAACGTATGGAAGCCGAACAACGTATAGAAACTGAGCGACGGCAAGCAATGGAAGCATATGAAAGGATGACCTTAGCAGCTAATGCTAGTAATGTACCAAACAGCTCTGAGGTTTTGGCATCGTGTAGTCACCTCTtatttagtatagaaaatttcaCCACATGGGGTCTTTAA